The window GTCTCGGTGAGGGTTGCCCATGACGGCGAAAGGATCTACCTCTGTTATGAGGTGATTGGCGAGGAGATACGGGCGGTGAATACCGAAGATTTCGGCTCGGTCTGGGAAGACAGTTGTGTGGAGTTCTTCATGCAGCGTGAAGGAGAGAGTGTTTACAGGAATTTCGAGTGTAATGTGCTGGGGGCGCTGCTTGCAGCAAAACATAAAACCCGGAGCGAAGCGGAGAACCTTACCGGACATATGGCTTCGATCGACCGTTTTTCCACAATCCGGCACCGATATGAAAGTGGCAAGCAGGTAAGCGACTGGACGCTATATCTGGCTATTCCACGGCAGGCAATGGGTTTTAGTGACGATGAGGAGCTGTCGGGAAAAAAGATTAGGGTAAACTTCTATAAATGTGGAGACAAGACTCCCCAGCCCCATTTTATCAGTTGGAACCCCATCGATCTGCCTTCGCCCAATTTTCACGTCCCGCAGTTTTTCGGGCTATTGGAACTGGAATAAGCGATCATTTGTAACGCATCATAATCTTATCAATATTATGCAAGAAGTTAATAAATTAAAAGAGATTGTAGCCCGGTTTACCGGCAATGTCGAGGGCGTTGAGGTGAAGCCGTTGGGAGCGGGTCATATCAACGACTCTTTCAAGGTGGTAGCCGGAGAGAAAGAGTATGTACTGCAGCGTATCAACCATGCCATCTTTAAAAATGTTCCGCAACTTCAAAACAATATTTTGCGCGTGACGATGCACATCCGACAAAAGTTGATGGATGCGGGAGTGCAGGATGTCGATCGCAGGGTCTTGACGCTCATTCCCACACCCGACGGAAAGCTTTTCTGCCAGGATGAAGACGGCAACTACTGGAGGATGATGGACTTTATCAGGGACAGCAAGAGTTATGATGAGATAAATCCTGAACTGGCCTACAGGGCCGGATTGGCTTTCGGCGATTTCCAGAAGATGTTGGCCGACCTGCCGGGTGGTCCGCTGTTTGAGACCATACCTAACTTCCACAACATCGAGTCGAGGCTGGAAACATTCAGGGACTCGGTCAGGGCAAACAAGGTTGGTCGTCTCGCCGAGGTGCAGGGACTGGTAAACGAACTGGAGGCCCGTGCAGACGAGATGTGCAAGGCTGAGAGGCTGCACCGGGAGGGCAAACTGGTCAAGCGTACCAACCATTGCGATACCAAAGTGAACAATATCCTTTTTGATAGAAATGACGAGGTGTTGTGCGTGGTGGACCTGGATACGGTGATGCCGGGATATGTCCTGTCGGATTTCGGCGATTTTATCCGTACGGGTGCGAACAAGGGGGCGGAAGATGATCCCAATCTGGATAATGTTGAGGTTGATCTGG of the Petrimonas mucosa genome contains:
- a CDS encoding phosphotransferase enzyme family protein codes for the protein MQEVNKLKEIVARFTGNVEGVEVKPLGAGHINDSFKVVAGEKEYVLQRINHAIFKNVPQLQNNILRVTMHIRQKLMDAGVQDVDRRVLTLIPTPDGKLFCQDEDGNYWRMMDFIRDSKSYDEINPELAYRAGLAFGDFQKMLADLPGGPLFETIPNFHNIESRLETFRDSVRANKVGRLAEVQGLVNELEARADEMCKAERLHREGKLVKRTNHCDTKVNNILFDRNDEVLCVVDLDTVMPGYVLSDFGDFIRTGANKGAEDDPNLDNVEVDLEIFEGYANGYLENAASFLTDIEIENLAFGAKLLTYMQTVRFLTDYIDGDNYYKISYGNHNLVRSKAQFKLLQSLEENFDKMQEIVLKSAAKFKA
- a CDS encoding carbohydrate-binding family 9-like protein; translation: MMNTLKVPKQHISQCETIFDRINLLREAGAVARIDRVNWKEEFPKSLPVSVRVAHDGERIYLCYEVIGEEIRAVNTEDFGSVWEDSCVEFFMQREGESVYRNFECNVLGALLAAKHKTRSEAENLTGHMASIDRFSTIRHRYESGKQVSDWTLYLAIPRQAMGFSDDEELSGKKIRVNFYKCGDKTPQPHFISWNPIDLPSPNFHVPQFFGLLELE